A region from the Desulfomarina profundi genome encodes:
- a CDS encoding YlxR family protein: MKEEYEQGNRKKCRPVRTCTSCGKKKEKDRLLRYVWRDSGIVADQHQVLPGRGVYCCTNEKCVELLYKRKKKWKRLFRL, encoded by the coding sequence TTGAAAGAAGAATATGAGCAGGGTAACCGGAAGAAGTGCAGGCCTGTTCGAACGTGCACTTCATGCGGAAAAAAGAAGGAAAAGGACAGGTTGCTCAGGTATGTCTGGCGGGACAGTGGTATAGTGGCGGATCAACATCAGGTGCTGCCTGGTCGTGGAGTGTATTGCTGCACGAATGAAAAGTGTGTTGAACTGCTGTACAAACGGAAAAAAAAATGGAAAAGATTGTTTCGTCTTTGA
- the nusA gene encoding transcription termination factor NusA, with product MLSDLKRIIDQICRDRGFDKALLIEAIEEAVRSAARKKLGSRRDIEVRYNEEYGEVEIFQFRIVVEEPEDEQMEISLEEALKLDPEVQLGDELGEKMEDITDLGRIAAQSAKQVIIHKMKDAEREVIYEMFKDRVGEVVSGIVQRFERGNMIVNLGRTDAILPKDQQIPKRSFKQGDRIRAYLKEVRQTARDSQLILSRTCDEFLEKLFQMEVPEMAEGIVRVMGVSREPGFRAKIAVSSSESDVDPVGACVGMKGSRVQNVVQELQGERIDIVTWSPDSAKYVYNALAPAHVSMVRVDEEAKSLLVVVPNDQLSLAIGRQGQNVRLASRLLGWRIDVKSEQRYANLENEGYQSLLALEGVDESLADQLFAKGISSTSVLSEKTVEDLTVLRAIDDEFAQALIEEAKANPFNDEPEAEKNGVEDKGSGNGDQPETELSGEKEEEENLKKVDDEESEEDDRSS from the coding sequence ATGCTATCGGATTTAAAACGCATCATCGACCAGATCTGCAGAGATCGTGGTTTCGACAAGGCATTGCTGATAGAAGCGATTGAGGAGGCCGTGCGTTCGGCTGCCAGGAAGAAGCTGGGAAGCCGCAGGGATATAGAGGTGCGCTACAATGAAGAATATGGTGAAGTTGAGATATTTCAATTCAGGATTGTGGTGGAAGAGCCCGAAGACGAACAGATGGAGATCTCCCTGGAGGAGGCCCTGAAACTTGACCCTGAAGTTCAGCTTGGTGATGAGCTTGGCGAAAAAATGGAAGACATTACTGATCTTGGACGGATTGCAGCGCAATCAGCCAAACAGGTCATTATCCATAAAATGAAGGATGCCGAGCGGGAAGTTATCTATGAAATGTTCAAGGACAGGGTCGGCGAGGTTGTCAGCGGGATTGTTCAGCGTTTTGAGCGGGGCAACATGATTGTTAACCTCGGAAGAACCGATGCGATTCTTCCCAAGGACCAGCAGATTCCCAAACGCTCTTTCAAACAGGGGGATCGTATTCGTGCCTATCTGAAGGAGGTGCGGCAGACCGCCAGGGATTCCCAGCTTATTCTTTCCAGAACCTGCGATGAATTTCTGGAAAAATTGTTTCAGATGGAAGTTCCGGAAATGGCTGAAGGTATTGTACGGGTAATGGGTGTAAGCAGAGAGCCGGGGTTCCGTGCTAAAATTGCCGTGAGTTCATCGGAGAGTGATGTGGATCCTGTGGGCGCCTGTGTCGGAATGAAAGGATCAAGGGTACAGAATGTTGTTCAGGAATTGCAGGGGGAGCGAATAGATATTGTCACCTGGAGCCCTGATTCTGCAAAATATGTTTATAATGCACTGGCTCCAGCTCATGTCAGTATGGTAAGGGTTGATGAAGAGGCCAAATCTCTTCTGGTTGTTGTTCCAAACGATCAGCTTTCTCTGGCAATTGGCAGGCAGGGACAGAATGTCAGACTTGCCTCCAGGCTGCTCGGATGGCGTATTGATGTGAAAAGTGAACAGCGTTATGCAAATCTTGAAAATGAGGGATACCAATCTCTGCTGGCGCTGGAGGGTGTTGATGAGTCTCTTGCTGATCAGCTTTTTGCAAAAGGTATTTCCTCAACATCAGTTCTGTCGGAAAAAACCGTTGAAGATCTCACTGTCCTGCGTGCAATCGATGATGAATTTGCCCAGGCTCTGATTGAGGAGGCAAAAGCCAATCCGTTTAATGATGAGCCGGAAGCGGAAAAAAATGGGGTGGAAGACAAGGGATCTGGAAATGGAGATCAGCCGGAGACGGAATTGTCCGGGGAAAAGGAAGAAGAGGAGAACCTGAAGAAGGTGGATGACGAAGAATCCGAAGAGGATGACAGGAGCAGTTGA
- a CDS encoding ribosome maturation factor RimP — translation MSEYILETIEVFLRQLLSSMELELFDIQFRREGHGWVLRVFIDADRGVTLEDCSKVSRELSHYLDIEDLIDHAYHLEVSSPGLERPLRSVDDFARFLGKTARVKLSEKRDGQKIFEGIIEEIDGSDILLKLEDQSSVRFSFTVVSKARLTI, via the coding sequence ATGTCTGAATATATACTGGAAACTATAGAAGTATTTTTAAGGCAGCTGTTGTCGTCAATGGAGCTGGAACTGTTTGATATTCAGTTTCGAAGAGAAGGTCACGGATGGGTCCTGAGGGTATTTATTGATGCAGACAGGGGTGTGACACTCGAAGACTGCAGCAAAGTCAGTCGCGAGTTGAGTCATTACCTGGATATTGAAGATCTTATCGACCATGCGTATCACCTGGAGGTTTCTTCTCCTGGACTTGAGAGACCCCTGCGGTCAGTTGATGATTTTGCCCGTTTCCTGGGGAAGACTGCCAGGGTGAAGCTGTCGGAAAAAAGAGATGGACAAAAGATTTTTGAAGGGATTATTGAGGAAATTGACGGCAGTGATATTTTGCTGAAACTGGAGGATCAATCCAGTGTGAGATTTTCTTTTACTGTGGTCAGCAAGGCCAGATTGACTATTTAA